A region of bacterium DNA encodes the following proteins:
- a CDS encoding HU family DNA-binding protein — MTKADLVAKMAKDADVSKTKAEKSLESFIEAISMSLKKGKAVTLVGFGTFSVAKRKARTGRNPQTGATIKIAAAKVPKFKAGKALKNTVKKG; from the coding sequence AAGATGGCGAAAGACGCTGATGTATCGAAAACCAAAGCCGAAAAATCTTTGGAATCATTCATCGAAGCGATCTCCATGTCCTTGAAAAAAGGCAAAGCTGTAACGCTCGTTGGTTTCGGCACATTTAGCGTGGCAAAACGTAAAGCCCGTACGGGTCGCAATCCCCAAACCGGCGCTACGATCAAAATTGCTGCGGCTAAAGTTCCGAAATTCAAAGCCGGCAAAGCCCTCAAGAACACGGTAAAAAAAGGTTAA